CATGGCAAAGTGACGCCAGTGCGTGGTGTTTCGTATCGACACCGGCGGATTCAAAATTTCGACTCTGAGATTCCAGGTGACGTTGGGCCAGTTCCTGTTCGTTGGCCGTTGGTTCGCGGCTCAGGATGAACTTCCATGCCGCCACGACCTGTCCGTCTGTCTTTGTTGAAGTTGTTTCGACGCGGCGTCCCAGAGCTTCACTCCGCGCGTAGACAAAGTCATTGTTCAGCATCGCCAGGGCCTGAGTTGGCACAGTCGTGACATCTCGCTGAGCACACGGGAGCGTCGTGTCGCAGAGATCGAAGGTTGTCATCATCGGCGGCATTAGACTGCGCGAAACGAAGCTGTACAGACTGCGACGACGTTGTTCGTCCGGCGGAGAGGCTTTGTATGCAGCATCTTTGCGAGAGAACCCTTCCAGGGCTTCCGCGCTGATCGAAGGCTTGAATCCCTCGCCTCCGATTCGTTTGTCGAGTTCTCCCGAAGCTGCCAACATTGCATCACGCAGCGCTTCTGCGTTCAGCCGGCGTCGGTTGGCTCGCCACCAAAGTTTGTTGCCGGAATCCAGTGTGTTCGCCTGATGAGCGTTCGGGTGCAGCGACGACTGTTGCCAAGTCCGCGATGTCAGAATCAATCGATGGATGTGCTTTGCCGACCAGTTGTTGTCAACAAGTTCGCTGGCCAGCCAGTCCAGCAGTTCCGGATGAGTGGGCAGGGCTCCTTTGTATCCAAAGTTGTTGGGGGACCTCACCAATCCTTCGCCAAAATGGTGCTGCCAAAGTCGATTGACGAAGACTCGCGCTGTCAGAGGATTCTTCGGACTGGCGATCCAATTGGCGAGTTGCCGTCGTCGCCCGGATGTCTTGTCTTCGGACGTAGCGGGTTCGAACGCTGCGTACAGGTCCGGTGCGAAGGTTAAAGTTCCCGGTTCGACCGCGTGCATCGGCTTGTCGGATTCGCCATTTTTTAGAACCTGCAGCGGCGGAGGGCTGGGCGTGAGGTCTGTCCAGCCAAGTACGTTGTCTATTCCCAGTTCCTCCGCAGACGGACCACCAAGAAATTTCCGGGTTCGAGCCACAATCGGACCGGGCCAGAACGCGGAAGCCAGGCGGTAGTAGTCGTCCTGAGGAATTGGATCAAACTTATGGTCGTGGCATCGAGCACACTTGACCGTTAGTCCGAGAAACGCGGACGACGTCGCGTGAACCATGTCTTCCAGGCGTTCGTAGCGATAGTCGGCATCGTCATTGGGTTCGTCGTTCCATGTTCCCAGTCGCAGAAAACCAGTAGCAATGACCGACTGTTCGTCGCGCGTTGGAATTTCGTCACCGGCCAGTTGATGCCGTACAAATTCATTGTATGGCATATCGCTGTTGATGGCGTTCACCACCCAGTCTCGATACTTCCAGGCAAAGGGCTTTGGCTGATCGCGTTCGTAGCCGCTCGTTTCTGCGTACCTGACCAGGTCCAGCCAGTAGCGAGCCCAGCGTTCACCGAACTGAGGATTGCTCAGCAGATCATCCGCCAATTCGTTGACGGTTAGTGAGTCCGAATTGTCGGCAAAACGAGTCTTCCATTGTTCTAATTCGTCAAAGGTCGGCGGCAGTCCGATGACGTCGAAGTACATCCGCCGAATCAAAGTTCGAGCATCGGCGATGGGGGCCGGCTTGAGGCCGCTGCGCATAAGGCCAGCTTCGATAAAGGCGTCGATGGCGTTTAAGGTGTCGGTTTGGTCGCGCCGCTGAGGCACGTTGGGACGCGTGACCGGTTGAAAGGCCCACCAGTCTCGGCCGCCTCGGACGTCGGTTGTGACTTCGTATAAATCCAGCGAACGTCCCTTCGGCCAGGGGGCTCCGTCGGCGATCCATTCGGCCAGAATTTGAACTTCGTTGGCCGGCAGATGCTGCGAAACGCCCTTGACCGGTGGTGGCATTTCACCGGCGTGCACTCGTTGCAGCAGGTAGCTTTCTTCGGCGCCATCGACGCTAATTGCCATTCCGGATTCGCCGCCTTTCAGCAGACCGGTCCGGGATTTCAGTGATAAACCGCCTGACGGTTCGCTGCCCTGATGACATTCCAAACAGCGGCGGATCAGCAGGGGGGCAACATCGTGTTCGAAGTCAGCCGCATAACACGTGGAAGCTGCCAGAACGAAAGTGACATAGGTGAGAATGCGTGTCATGTCGTCAGTATCACTTTTTCATTCGTACTGGTTTGTTGCGCAGCAATCGTCGTCATGCTGAGCCTCATACAGTGGCTGTCACGCGCGTGAGATGAGTCGCGAGTGGCATAGCGAACGTTGCGTCGCGTTCGGCGGATATGCGTGGCCCAGATCAGACAGACACTGTACCCACGCTTTGATGATCTCGCAACAGGCGCCAGTTGCTTGCCACTTGAGCCAGCTTTCTGTACTACTTCGAAGTTGAAAGCCAGCCACCAAAGAATGACAGTCCGCTAATATGAGGGTCTCGCATGTTTGACACAGAGAAACAGCAATACGATCGCGATGGTTTTGTCGTTGTAAAACAGTTCCTGGCAGGGGCTGCTCTGGCCGAGCTGCAGGACAACCTGGATCGCTATGTCCGTGAGGTCGTTCCGACATTGGGCGATGGCGAGGCGTTTTTCGAGGATCGCAGTCGCCCCGAAACCTTAAAGCAAATGCAGCGGATGGGTGGCGATCCTTACTTTGCGGATTACACCTTACAGCCTGAATGGAATGCGCTTGCGTCGGCGCTTGTGGGCGAAAGCGTTTATGCGGAAGAACCTCAGTGGTTCAACAAGCCGCCGGGAACTCGACATGTCACTCCACCTCATCAGGACAACTTCTATTTCAGTTTGGCTCCGGCGAACGTGCTGACGA
This DNA window, taken from Fuerstiella marisgermanici, encodes the following:
- a CDS encoding PSD1 and planctomycete cytochrome C domain-containing protein, encoding MTRILTYVTFVLAASTCYAADFEHDVAPLLIRRCLECHQGSEPSGGLSLKSRTGLLKGGESGMAISVDGAEESYLLQRVHAGEMPPPVKGVSQHLPANEVQILAEWIADGAPWPKGRSLDLYEVTTDVRGGRDWWAFQPVTRPNVPQRRDQTDTLNAIDAFIEAGLMRSGLKPAPIADARTLIRRMYFDVIGLPPTFDELEQWKTRFADNSDSLTVNELADDLLSNPQFGERWARYWLDLVRYAETSGYERDQPKPFAWKYRDWVVNAINSDMPYNEFVRHQLAGDEIPTRDEQSVIATGFLRLGTWNDEPNDDADYRYERLEDMVHATSSAFLGLTVKCARCHDHKFDPIPQDDYYRLASAFWPGPIVARTRKFLGGPSAEELGIDNVLGWTDLTPSPPPLQVLKNGESDKPMHAVEPGTLTFAPDLYAAFEPATSEDKTSGRRRQLANWIASPKNPLTARVFVNRLWQHHFGEGLVRSPNNFGYKGALPTHPELLDWLASELVDNNWSAKHIHRLILTSRTWQQSSLHPNAHQANTLDSGNKLWWRANRRRLNAEALRDAMLAASGELDKRIGGEGFKPSISAEALEGFSRKDAAYKASPPDEQRRRSLYSFVSRSLMPPMMTTFDLCDTTLPCAQRDVTTVPTQALAMLNNDFVYARSEALGRRVETTSTKTDGQVVAAWKFILSREPTANEQELAQRHLESQSRNFESAGVDTKHHALASLCHVLLNSNEFLHID
- a CDS encoding phytanoyl-CoA dioxygenase family protein, which encodes MFDTEKQQYDRDGFVVVKQFLAGAALAELQDNLDRYVREVVPTLGDGEAFFEDRSRPETLKQMQRMGGDPYFADYTLQPEWNALASALVGESVYAEEPQWFNKPPGTRHVTPPHQDNFYFSLAPANVLTMWLALDKVDAENGCLRYLAGSHRDGFRPHARSQVLGFSQGITNFSADDFVREVAVPLEPGDLLVHHGMTVHRADANMSAARHRRSFAMVFKGVSCERDEEAYDRYLQAARSQHREQGLEV